From Echinicola soli, a single genomic window includes:
- a CDS encoding sulfatase family protein, with translation MYPKTNSVGKNTALALMAIGIIAFLFSCKPPKEEEEATANKRPNIIFIMSDDHAYQAISAYSDKLINTPNIDRIAKEGMLFEKAFVSNSICAPSRAVILTGKHSHVNGLVDNAVKFDSTQVTFPKILREKGYQTAMIGKWHLKTEPTGFDYWKVLPGQGHYYNPEFRTKNGVELDSGYVTDLITDFAIDWLDEAKESEEPFMLMYQHKAPHREWLPTEENFRKYTKKEFPEPESLLDDYSGRGSAAREAEMRIDTHMGVTSDNKIHPDIAEKMGYENFLTWYPYAYHNNLDRMSPSERAAWEEVYGPINAEFEKANLQGDELTKWKYQRYMQDYLASIESVDENVGRLLDYLEKNGLAENTIIVYTSDQGFYLGEHGWFDKRFMYEESFRTPLMIKWPGVIKEGSRNTDLVQNLDFAETFLDAAGVAIPKEMQGKSMLPLLKGEEVEWRDALYYHYYEYPGIHAVKRHNGVRTDRYKLIHFYYDVDEWELYDLEKDPHEMNNIYEDPAYAEVKKEMHNKLDELMSQYKDEVVMPTEK, from the coding sequence ATGTATCCCAAAACTAATTCAGTAGGAAAAAATACTGCTCTGGCATTGATGGCCATTGGCATCATTGCTTTCCTGTTTTCCTGCAAGCCCCCAAAGGAGGAAGAGGAGGCGACTGCCAATAAGCGTCCCAATATCATCTTCATCATGTCCGATGACCACGCGTACCAGGCGATCAGTGCTTATAGCGACAAGCTGATCAATACTCCGAATATTGACAGGATAGCCAAGGAGGGAATGCTTTTCGAGAAGGCTTTTGTCAGTAATTCGATATGTGCACCAAGTAGAGCCGTGATTCTGACGGGTAAGCACAGTCATGTAAATGGCCTGGTGGACAATGCAGTGAAGTTTGACAGTACACAGGTGACTTTTCCGAAAATTCTGAGAGAGAAAGGCTATCAAACCGCTATGATCGGAAAATGGCACCTGAAAACGGAACCTACTGGCTTTGATTATTGGAAAGTACTGCCCGGTCAGGGCCATTATTACAATCCTGAATTCCGTACTAAAAATGGTGTGGAGCTGGATTCTGGTTACGTGACGGATCTGATCACGGACTTTGCCATTGACTGGTTGGATGAAGCAAAGGAGAGCGAAGAACCGTTTATGCTGATGTACCAGCACAAAGCACCTCATCGGGAGTGGCTTCCTACGGAAGAAAATTTCCGTAAATATACAAAAAAAGAATTCCCTGAGCCTGAGAGTTTGCTTGATGATTATAGCGGACGGGGCAGCGCAGCCAGGGAAGCAGAAATGCGAATTGATACGCATATGGGGGTGACAAGCGATAACAAGATCCATCCGGATATCGCAGAAAAAATGGGTTATGAGAATTTTCTCACTTGGTATCCATATGCATACCATAACAATCTGGACCGCATGAGCCCATCGGAGCGCGCTGCTTGGGAAGAGGTGTACGGCCCGATCAATGCAGAATTTGAGAAAGCCAATCTTCAAGGAGATGAGCTGACCAAATGGAAGTACCAGCGTTATATGCAGGATTATTTGGCAAGCATTGAGTCAGTGGATGAAAATGTCGGAAGGCTGCTGGATTATTTGGAAAAGAATGGGTTAGCTGAAAACACCATTATCGTTTATACCTCTGATCAAGGTTTTTACCTTGGAGAGCACGGATGGTTTGACAAGCGGTTTATGTATGAGGAATCTTTCAGGACACCGTTGATGATCAAATGGCCAGGCGTGATCAAGGAAGGCAGTAGAAATACAGATTTAGTTCAGAACCTGGACTTTGCGGAAACTTTCTTGGATGCAGCAGGGGTGGCGATTCCAAAAGAAATGCAAGGTAAAAGTATGCTACCACTGCTGAAGGGGGAGGAAGTCGAATGGAGGGATGCACTTTATTATCACTATTATGAGTATCCGGGCATTCATGCTGTGAAGCGTCATAACGGCGTAAGGACAGACCGGTATAAATTGATCCATTTCTATTATGATGTGGATGAATGGGAGCTGTATGACCTTGAAAAAGATCCTCACGAAATGAACAATATATATGAAGATCCAGCTTATGCAGAGGTGAAAAAGGAGATGCATAATAAGCTGGATGAGCTCATGAGCCAATACAAAGATGAAGTGGTGATGCCCACTGAAAAATAG